A portion of the Streptomyces sp. NBC_01335 genome contains these proteins:
- the eccE gene encoding type VII secretion protein EccE: MGTATRERTGRGTAHASGTSRRQRRGRRPGTEPAATSAGSAAPAAAVLRSASRTSRVSPLLRQLFLVEVALAAAAVGAALGGMWLVPGMVVAGVLVVIAVIRRRGTALQDWLSTALALRSRQRIWTPHAPDAEASLAPIAENVPGFAPFVYIDRERRTVGMLGDGTFLTAVVRVEASGEALRPAFGARALPLTLLGEALEVDDIVLESAQLVQQVRCAPAPHLPARSVARLSYAPLQEQTGAPALRMTWVAVKLDPELCREAVEARGGGVAGAQCCLVRMADHVASRITGAGFRATVLDQEELNQAVATSACANPIQSARAVRQEAAAQRRTKETSRVWRCDDRWHTTYAVDRWPELGRGATPLPKLVALLTSVPAYATTFSLTVRRGAHQGAVSVAGHVRITGGSDTELVSVRRTLVQAARVAKVGLVRLDREQLPGVLATLPLGGAQ; encoded by the coding sequence ATGGGCACTGCGACGCGCGAGCGTACGGGTCGGGGGACCGCGCATGCGTCCGGCACTTCCCGACGGCAACGCCGCGGACGGCGGCCCGGGACCGAACCCGCCGCCACCTCCGCCGGGTCTGCCGCACCGGCCGCCGCGGTGCTGCGGTCGGCCTCGCGGACCAGCCGGGTCAGCCCTCTGCTGCGGCAGTTGTTCCTGGTCGAAGTGGCCCTGGCCGCAGCAGCCGTGGGAGCCGCGCTGGGCGGGATGTGGCTGGTGCCCGGCATGGTGGTCGCCGGTGTCCTGGTCGTGATCGCGGTCATCCGGCGGCGCGGTACCGCTCTGCAGGACTGGCTGTCGACGGCGCTCGCGCTGCGCAGCCGGCAGCGGATCTGGACGCCTCACGCGCCGGACGCGGAGGCGTCGTTGGCGCCGATCGCGGAGAACGTGCCGGGTTTCGCCCCGTTCGTCTACATCGACCGGGAGCGCCGTACGGTCGGGATGCTCGGCGACGGCACCTTCCTCACCGCCGTGGTGCGGGTCGAGGCGAGCGGTGAGGCGCTCCGCCCGGCGTTCGGCGCCCGGGCGCTTCCGCTGACGCTGCTCGGCGAGGCCCTGGAGGTGGACGACATCGTGCTGGAGTCCGCGCAGTTGGTGCAGCAGGTCCGCTGCGCTCCGGCGCCGCACCTTCCGGCCCGGTCGGTGGCCCGTCTCTCGTACGCCCCCCTCCAGGAGCAGACCGGGGCTCCGGCGCTGCGGATGACGTGGGTGGCGGTGAAGCTCGACCCGGAACTCTGCCGCGAGGCGGTGGAGGCGCGCGGGGGCGGGGTCGCCGGTGCCCAGTGCTGCCTGGTGCGGATGGCGGACCACGTGGCGAGCCGGATCACCGGGGCCGGGTTCCGGGCGACGGTGCTCGACCAGGAGGAGCTGAACCAGGCCGTCGCGACCTCGGCCTGCGCGAACCCGATCCAGTCGGCGCGCGCGGTGCGCCAGGAGGCGGCGGCGCAGCGCAGGACGAAGGAGACCTCGCGGGTGTGGCGGTGCGACGACCGGTGGCACACGACGTACGCCGTCGACCGCTGGCCCGAACTGGGCCGCGGCGCGACGCCGCTGCCCAAGCTGGTGGCGCTGCTGACCTCGGTGCCGGCGTACGCCACGACGTTCAGCCTCACCGTGCGGCGCGGTGCGCACCAGGGGGCGGTGTCGGTGGCCGGGCACGTCCGGATCACCGGAGGCTCCGACACGGAACTGGTGAGCGTGCGCAGGACGTTGGTACAGGCGGCCCGAGTCGCCAAGGTCGGTCTCGTACGCCTGGACCGCGAGCAGCTGCCGGGTGTGCTCGCCACTCTTCCGCTGGGAGGCGCGCAGTGA
- the eccB gene encoding type VII secretion protein EccB, translating to MASRRDELNAYTFAKRRLIAQFVQPHPSGSEEGAPRPLRAVVPGTVAGVVILAVFGAWGMFKPVAPTGWDTPNENVIIASKSTTRYVVLKTNGKAQLHPVLNMSSAKLLLDPEKGKVINVAESTLDSGRIPHGATLGIPYAPDRLPDSGDAGAAKRWAVCERPGEGGRAIQKAAFVFAEREEKKTEGSRRLTAGELMYVEGPDGVRHVVDAQGRAYTVDKTDELLLRTLVGERRTPQRVSSAWLATLHTGDPITFPSVPGTPGASAGVGGDLDPALDKVGMVLEATSGTTTQKYVVLQGRVAPVSEFTAKLLLSSRDLIGLGQAGTAKAVSAAAIAPGQAFGEDKKWPKDAPRAVNSASTASGSRNTVCSVLRSVDGATGATTLSTWAGTGFPATLPTGSSSAYVTPGSGQLFRQFKGSDTTAGYLFLVTDTGLRYAMQSNGDSAQGDSGIGESGSAKEKAERLAEAQQAQNRLGYGKVTPAPVPAAWSEFLPTGPRLSTAAARQPQGS from the coding sequence ATGGCATCAAGGCGGGACGAACTCAACGCCTACACCTTCGCGAAGCGGAGGTTGATCGCGCAGTTCGTGCAACCCCATCCGAGCGGTTCCGAGGAGGGCGCACCGCGCCCCCTGCGCGCGGTGGTCCCGGGCACCGTCGCCGGCGTCGTGATCCTCGCGGTCTTCGGCGCCTGGGGCATGTTCAAGCCGGTGGCACCCACCGGCTGGGACACCCCCAACGAGAACGTCATCATCGCCAGCAAGTCGACGACCCGTTACGTCGTCCTGAAGACCAACGGCAAGGCGCAGCTCCACCCGGTCCTCAACATGTCGTCCGCGAAGCTGCTGCTCGACCCCGAAAAGGGCAAGGTCATCAACGTCGCCGAGTCCACACTCGACAGCGGCAGGATCCCGCACGGAGCGACCCTCGGCATCCCCTACGCCCCCGACCGCCTGCCCGACAGCGGCGACGCCGGCGCCGCCAAGCGCTGGGCCGTCTGCGAACGCCCCGGCGAAGGCGGCCGGGCGATCCAGAAGGCCGCCTTCGTCTTCGCCGAGCGCGAGGAGAAGAAGACCGAAGGCAGCCGGCGGCTCACCGCCGGAGAGCTGATGTACGTCGAGGGCCCGGACGGTGTCCGCCACGTCGTGGACGCCCAGGGCCGCGCGTACACCGTCGACAAGACGGACGAACTGCTGCTGCGCACCCTCGTCGGTGAGCGCCGCACCCCGCAGCGGGTCTCCTCCGCCTGGCTGGCGACCCTGCACACCGGCGACCCCATCACCTTCCCGTCCGTCCCCGGCACCCCCGGGGCGAGCGCCGGAGTGGGCGGCGACCTCGACCCCGCGCTCGACAAGGTCGGCATGGTCCTCGAAGCGACCTCCGGCACCACCACCCAGAAGTACGTGGTCCTGCAGGGCCGGGTCGCGCCGGTCTCCGAGTTCACCGCCAAGCTGCTCCTCAGCAGCCGGGACCTCATCGGCCTCGGCCAGGCGGGCACCGCGAAGGCGGTCAGCGCCGCCGCCATCGCACCGGGCCAGGCCTTCGGCGAGGACAAGAAATGGCCGAAGGACGCCCCCCGCGCCGTCAACTCCGCGAGCACCGCGAGCGGCAGCCGCAACACCGTGTGCAGCGTGCTGCGTTCGGTGGACGGCGCCACCGGAGCCACCACCCTGTCCACCTGGGCGGGCACCGGCTTCCCCGCCACCCTGCCCACCGGCTCCAGCAGCGCGTACGTCACCCCCGGCTCGGGCCAGCTCTTCCGCCAGTTCAAGGGCTCGGACACCACCGCCGGGTACCTCTTCCTGGTCACCGACACGGGGCTCCGGTACGCGATGCAGTCCAACGGCGACAGTGCCCAGGGCGACTCCGGCATCGGCGAGTCCGGCTCGGCCAAGGAGAAGGCCGAGCGGCTGGCCGAGGCGCAGCAGGCCCAGAACCGGCTCGGGTACGGAAAGGTCACCCCGGCCCCGGTCCCGGCGGCCTGGTCCGAGTTCCTGCCGACCGGCCCCCGACTGTCGACCGCGGCTGCCCGCCAGCCGCAGGGCTCCTGA
- the mycP gene encoding type VII secretion-associated serine protease mycosin encodes MTPLTHLPRPSNSPKHSHAPKRRLLTVAAATAVTLVSVPVVPAVADDVTQCTFPSKPYAGRPWSLQRVLLDELWSRSTGKGVRVAVIDTGVDVKNPQLKKAVDTSAGINLMDKGIKDEDGQPLPRGKEDGTTDTVGHGTKVAGIIAAREAEGTGFVGLAPGATIIPIQQNDAQGHGTAKTLAAAIDYAVDTAHADVINISQDTANAVEPEAALRQAVDHALAAEVVVVASAGNDGLDATDKKTYPASYPGVLAVASSDRNNERAAFSQTGDWVGVAAPGVDMVSTVPAGGHCADNGTSFSAPYVAGVAALIKARHPEWEQEEIVAQIEQTAERSVAGRDRLVGWGVVDPVRALTEDDKPVKEPTAREGMSRAEAPTPAELTLGETAEERNARLATYVVVGALVLVAAIAGVAVALRDARRRRVSGA; translated from the coding sequence ATGACCCCCCTCACGCATCTCCCGCGGCCCTCGAACTCCCCCAAACATTCACATGCTCCTAAGCGCCGTCTGCTGACGGTCGCCGCCGCGACCGCGGTCACCCTGGTCTCCGTACCGGTCGTACCCGCCGTCGCGGACGACGTGACCCAGTGCACCTTCCCCTCGAAGCCCTACGCGGGCCGCCCCTGGTCGCTCCAGCGCGTGCTGCTCGACGAGCTCTGGAGCCGCTCCACCGGCAAGGGCGTCCGGGTCGCGGTGATCGACACCGGAGTCGACGTCAAGAACCCGCAGTTGAAGAAGGCCGTCGACACCTCGGCGGGGATCAACCTGATGGACAAGGGCATCAAGGACGAGGACGGCCAGCCCCTCCCGCGCGGCAAGGAGGACGGCACGACGGACACCGTCGGCCACGGCACCAAGGTCGCCGGCATCATCGCCGCCCGGGAAGCCGAGGGCACCGGCTTCGTGGGCCTCGCGCCCGGCGCCACGATCATCCCGATCCAGCAGAACGACGCCCAGGGCCACGGCACCGCGAAGACCCTCGCCGCCGCCATCGACTACGCCGTCGACACCGCCCACGCCGACGTCATCAACATCTCCCAGGACACCGCCAACGCCGTGGAGCCCGAGGCCGCGCTGCGTCAGGCCGTCGACCACGCGCTCGCCGCGGAGGTCGTCGTGGTCGCCTCGGCCGGCAACGACGGCCTCGACGCGACCGACAAGAAGACCTACCCGGCCTCGTACCCGGGCGTGCTCGCGGTGGCCTCCTCGGACCGCAACAACGAACGCGCCGCCTTCTCCCAGACCGGCGACTGGGTGGGCGTCGCGGCCCCCGGAGTCGACATGGTCTCCACCGTGCCCGCCGGAGGCCACTGCGCCGACAACGGCACCAGTTTCTCCGCCCCTTACGTCGCGGGAGTCGCCGCCCTGATCAAGGCCAGGCACCCGGAATGGGAGCAGGAGGAGATCGTCGCCCAGATCGAGCAGACCGCCGAGCGGTCCGTCGCCGGACGCGACCGCCTGGTGGGCTGGGGAGTCGTCGACCCGGTCCGCGCGCTCACCGAGGACGACAAGCCGGTCAAGGAGCCGACCGCCCGCGAAGGGATGAGCCGCGCCGAGGCCCCGACCCCGGCCGAACTCACCCTGGGGGAGACGGCCGAGGAGCGGAACGCCCGCCTCGCCACCTATGTCGTGGTGGGTGCCCTGGTGCTGGTCGCCGCGATAGCTGGAGTCGCGGTGGCGCTCCGCGACGCGCGTCGGCGCCGGGTCTCCGGGGCATGA
- a CDS encoding WXG100 family type VII secretion target — MTENQPELTPAEQQTYDHGRVTAQIAGTDITERVREVAGSFFGGSGRPAGRTSFEGHDLNAMIDLVENSNPADLEAAGQALYKARDAIREAAKELGDHIAVVDWKGEANIAFRDWGAGLVAHATRLSEFADSAATQITVAGTGLASVKSSLPPRDTRAIRKDVKDIPAPERIDSNPEYAAAVKVEGHRQEAINQANRLASYYSVTSEVLATQEPPRFDMQLSVDMPRPSGRTSEPGATGGSSGHTGGALAGHSSGTGGVHSVTGEVSGPQAHHTADELVTTTKPVLDSSTSTEIDSVAAPPAPPTTLPGPSPVTPATGGTQGPGTTTFPPTGPLGPNGVTGGSKSVTGTTSGPKGSARAGGLSGGTTSATQRTGPGGTGRTGGSQALGRTTGTGGTSSATGRSGVTGGRPVAGQSGSSTGSTPRAGRGGITGGTPQQKGSASGASGARAGGRGTVIGGQSSGQGGASARSAGQRGVIGNGSSASRPTGRGTAGSNGVVGTPRGRSGGKGFTSGGAGLVRPGDRREREEEEENNASTRPDYLTEDEETWTAGRPEAAPPVIE, encoded by the coding sequence ATGACCGAGAACCAGCCGGAGCTGACCCCGGCCGAGCAGCAGACGTACGACCACGGCCGGGTCACGGCGCAGATCGCCGGTACGGACATCACCGAGCGGGTCCGCGAGGTGGCCGGCTCCTTCTTCGGCGGCTCGGGCCGCCCGGCGGGCCGCACCTCCTTCGAGGGCCACGACCTCAACGCGATGATCGACTTGGTCGAGAACTCCAACCCGGCCGACCTGGAGGCCGCCGGACAGGCGCTCTACAAAGCGCGGGACGCGATCAGGGAAGCGGCGAAGGAACTGGGCGACCACATCGCCGTCGTGGACTGGAAGGGCGAGGCCAACATCGCCTTCCGCGACTGGGGAGCGGGCCTGGTGGCCCACGCGACCCGGCTCAGCGAGTTCGCGGACTCCGCCGCCACCCAGATCACCGTCGCCGGTACCGGACTGGCCTCGGTCAAGAGTTCTCTGCCCCCGCGCGACACCCGGGCGATCCGCAAGGACGTCAAGGACATCCCCGCCCCGGAGCGCATCGACAGCAACCCGGAGTACGCCGCCGCCGTCAAGGTCGAGGGACACCGGCAGGAGGCCATCAACCAGGCGAACCGGCTGGCCTCCTACTACTCCGTCACCTCGGAGGTGCTGGCCACGCAGGAGCCGCCGCGGTTCGACATGCAGCTGTCGGTGGACATGCCTCGTCCGTCGGGCCGCACCAGTGAGCCTGGCGCCACGGGCGGCTCCTCCGGGCACACGGGTGGCGCCCTCGCAGGACACTCCAGCGGTACCGGTGGAGTGCATTCGGTGACCGGTGAGGTGAGTGGCCCGCAGGCTCACCACACCGCCGACGAACTGGTCACCACCACCAAGCCCGTCCTGGACAGCAGCACGAGCACCGAGATCGACAGCGTCGCCGCGCCGCCCGCACCTCCCACCACGCTGCCCGGTCCGTCGCCCGTGACCCCCGCCACGGGCGGAACCCAGGGCCCCGGCACCACGACGTTCCCGCCGACGGGCCCCCTCGGCCCCAATGGCGTGACCGGCGGATCGAAATCGGTCACCGGCACCACCAGCGGTCCGAAGGGCTCCGCGCGGGCCGGCGGGCTTTCGGGCGGAACCACCTCGGCGACCCAGCGCACGGGGCCCGGCGGCACGGGGCGGACCGGTGGGTCCCAGGCCTTGGGGCGTACCACCGGCACGGGTGGCACCTCGTCGGCCACCGGCCGGTCCGGTGTGACCGGAGGGCGTCCGGTGGCGGGCCAGAGCGGTTCGAGCACGGGCTCCACGCCCCGGGCCGGACGGGGCGGCATCACGGGCGGAACTCCCCAGCAGAAGGGTTCCGCCTCCGGTGCCTCGGGTGCGCGTGCGGGTGGACGCGGCACGGTGATCGGTGGCCAGAGCAGCGGTCAGGGCGGCGCGTCGGCCAGGAGCGCCGGTCAGCGTGGAGTCATCGGCAACGGTTCCTCCGCGAGCCGGCCGACGGGCCGTGGAACCGCGGGTTCGAACGGTGTCGTCGGCACCCCGCGCGGCCGGTCGGGAGGCAAGGGCTTCACCTCGGGAGGGGCGGGCCTCGTCCGCCCCGGAGACCGGCGGGAGCGCGAGGAAGAAGAAGAGAACAACGCGTCGACGCGGCCCGACTACCTGACGGAAGACGAAGAGACCTGGACGGCCGGACGGCCCGAGGCCGCACCACCGGTGATCGAGTAG
- a CDS encoding S8 family serine peptidase, which yields MTAEMSHAPTRRRSRGARRRLVGALAATAAWSACFAGLAPSAVAQDVQAKQWYLDAMQAEEMWKVSTGKGITVAVIDTGVNPDTPSLRGQVLKGWDATEADGDENDDYTGHGTTMAELIAGTGSGGGLKGLAPDAKIIPYRIADTDFQHSNKHFNPRDSADAIKAAVDSDARIISMSFGSEFSMYSEEDAAQYALSKGKLFFASVGNDGATTNKPEYPASYEEVVGISSADEKGTVAKTSQHSGSVDLASPGTGVPVWCDDTFQSYCDSGGTSQATAIASASAALVWSAHPDWTANQVLRVLFDTAGRDWADDETSAYLGHGLIRPSMNLLKHKGDPGDPDVSPLTGKSTSASGAGSGSTASAAPSGSASPSASASASSQPSHGKSGDAPVVAGSSEPEGGGSNLGLIAGAVVVVVVLGGGAFYFLRRRRGAV from the coding sequence ATGACCGCAGAAATGAGCCATGCCCCGACGCGCCGCAGATCCCGGGGTGCGCGCCGCCGACTGGTCGGCGCGCTCGCCGCGACCGCCGCGTGGAGTGCCTGCTTCGCCGGGCTTGCTCCGTCCGCCGTGGCCCAGGACGTGCAGGCGAAGCAGTGGTACCTCGACGCCATGCAGGCCGAGGAGATGTGGAAGGTCTCCACGGGCAAGGGCATCACGGTCGCGGTCATCGACACCGGTGTGAACCCCGATACGCCGTCATTGCGGGGGCAGGTTCTCAAAGGCTGGGACGCCACGGAAGCGGACGGGGACGAGAACGACGACTACACCGGTCACGGCACCACCATGGCGGAGCTGATCGCAGGGACGGGCAGTGGCGGCGGCCTGAAGGGGTTGGCGCCCGACGCGAAGATCATTCCGTATCGCATCGCCGACACGGATTTCCAGCACAGCAACAAACACTTCAACCCGCGCGACAGTGCGGACGCCATCAAAGCCGCTGTCGACAGCGACGCGCGGATCATCAGCATGTCCTTCGGTAGCGAGTTCTCGATGTACTCCGAAGAGGATGCGGCGCAATACGCTCTTTCCAAGGGCAAGTTGTTCTTCGCCTCTGTGGGAAATGACGGGGCCACGACCAATAAGCCGGAGTATCCGGCGTCCTACGAGGAGGTCGTGGGGATTTCCTCGGCCGATGAGAAGGGCACGGTCGCCAAGACGTCCCAGCACAGCGGTTCGGTGGACCTCGCCTCGCCCGGAACCGGCGTCCCCGTCTGGTGCGACGATACGTTCCAGTCGTACTGCGACAGCGGCGGAACCAGCCAGGCCACCGCCATCGCCTCCGCCTCCGCCGCCCTTGTCTGGTCCGCCCACCCCGACTGGACCGCCAACCAGGTCCTGCGGGTCCTCTTCGACACGGCCGGCAGGGACTGGGCCGACGACGAGACCAGCGCCTACCTCGGGCACGGTCTGATCCGCCCGTCGATGAACCTCCTCAAGCACAAGGGCGATCCCGGCGATCCGGACGTCAGCCCGCTCACCGGGAAGAGCACGAGCGCGTCGGGCGCGGGCTCCGGCTCCACTGCCTCGGCAGCCCCCTCGGGTTCCGCTTCCCCCTCCGCCTCTGCTTCAGCTTCGTCACAGCCTTCGCACGGAAAATCCGGTGACGCCCCGGTTGTGGCAGGCTCCAGCGAGCCGGAGGGCGGCGGCAGCAACCTCGGCCTGATCGCCGGCGCTGTGGTGGTCGTGGTCGTTCTCGGCGGGGGCGCCTTCTACTTCCTCCGCAGGCGTCGCGGCGCCGTCTGA
- a CDS encoding WXG100 family type VII secretion target produces the protein MADQKVTEHSLLQLENELSTRFDSVKGQLKTLQATIDSLEGAWKGIGANAFNEKQRQINDSMVSIGNRLQNFQEAIKAARTLSGNTEDEVSAALRGIDVVPGYTGGDGAPAPSSSLSGF, from the coding sequence ATGGCAGATCAGAAGGTCACAGAACACAGTCTCCTCCAGCTGGAGAACGAGCTCTCGACGCGGTTCGACTCCGTCAAGGGACAGCTGAAGACGCTCCAGGCGACGATCGACAGCCTGGAAGGCGCGTGGAAGGGCATCGGCGCCAACGCCTTCAACGAGAAGCAGCGGCAGATCAACGACAGCATGGTGTCGATCGGCAACCGGCTGCAGAACTTCCAGGAGGCCATCAAGGCCGCCCGCACCCTCTCCGGCAACACCGAGGACGAGGTCTCGGCCGCTCTCCGGGGCATCGACGTGGTCCCGGGTTACACCGGCGGCGACGGCGCTCCCGCGCCCTCGTCGAGCCTCAGCGGCTTCTGA
- a CDS encoding WXG100 family type VII secretion target encodes MSNNDGTTVVTYASLEAAAASIERQGKQLDEDLAAIKRRVASVAELWTGEAKSAYDTAQAGWDKDARSIHESLLQISRSVREASSAYQGGDKKAAQNFM; translated from the coding sequence ATGTCGAACAACGACGGTACGACCGTTGTCACATATGCCAGCCTGGAGGCAGCCGCTGCTTCCATCGAGCGGCAGGGCAAGCAGCTCGACGAGGACCTCGCCGCGATCAAGCGCCGGGTCGCCTCCGTCGCCGAGCTCTGGACGGGCGAGGCCAAGAGCGCGTACGACACCGCTCAGGCCGGCTGGGACAAGGACGCCCGGTCGATCCACGAGTCGCTGCTGCAGATCTCCCGTTCCGTGCGCGAGGCCTCGTCCGCGTACCAGGGCGGCGACAAGAAGGCCGCGCAGAACTTCATGTAG